Below is a window of Ctenopharyngodon idella isolate HZGC_01 chromosome 7, HZGC01, whole genome shotgun sequence DNA.
aaaattatttattatgccATCTTCAATATACCCCACCCCAACTTTCCatctttaattttaaatatttcaactaGTCTACATATAAGACAAATTCCAAATGGTAAacgtctaaaacattttaatcagtGTGTGCATCcagagtcatttttttttttttaaatctgggATTTTTAGGGGTGCAATCTGATGAGGTTTATCTTGAGTAACCAGAATTGTTACTTGGCTTTTGTAGACAAAATGCATATGTTTATGATATGTAAATCAAGTGacaaataatgacagtgtctgATGATTCAATGCCATTGCTTTGGCTATTACCTcaatttttagttcatgtttacaGAAAATAAATGCCCTAACTAATTTTTGTAATCTAACTTTTGTAGCCAATAAAATGCCACCTTGAAAACTTTTATGCCAATTGTGGCAAATGTTGGTCACAAGCTATgattccatccacctatttttatgcgcattttgggatatcgcataaaaatGCTGGGTGGAAACGCCAAGACgcacataaattctaaaaatgcgctCAATTGAGGCGGATACATTTTTAATCGGATAAGAAGACATCCATAAACTATGCTGGAaacatttaccgaataaatcccTCGATGCGCAACAAAAAACTCACATGACTTTGCcagtggatgtgattggataactggacaaCCAGTGGACCAATCGCATTGCACTgtatctcaaatgttggtttggtcattTTGAAATGCCTGaaccaaagtctgtcatcaaaattaTTTGATATAATGACCTCCCAGAAGTTTCTCACATGACTGCTTTCCCAATCGGCAGGCATCCGACCGCAAGAGATCATGCCGGcgtttattgttttcatttatgtTGGATAAAAGAACCAACAGTGCAACAGTGCCATGGCTTCTccaattgcagcaacttccattttttttacatatattttgcgccaatttcccaggaagtgtcgattttgttcccttgaacacatgggatgaaAACGCTgatttattcgcaaatgtttcaTGCAATATTCAAATTTTGCACATAATTTCAATTCGCAACTTTGAATGGAAACAAAGCTACTGTCCCATTTAATGTGAATCCCATACAAACTATGAGCTAAACATAAAATTCTACACTTTTATCCCAAAGTTCTGTTCTATAAAGAGTCACACACCTTTTGTTGTCACCTCAGGAGGCTTTTATAATTGGCTAAATTGATGATGTTACAACTCAACCCGTGTTACAGCACTCCTATAGCCTAATGTagtaagatttattttcataagaTGGATCACTTTTCTCTCTTCACCTAGTTTTTACTAATTATCTGGGACGCTCATCCTTTCACATGAGCTCTGGTGTTCAATAACGAGGGCGGTATTATTGAGCGTTCACTGTGCTACTTTACAGAACTCATTTACAATGAACTTGCTACATTAACTACTGTATGTTTATCGTTGGCTCATGACGTACCACACTAAAACTGTACACTGGAGTCAGAATTTCCTGTTATGATCTCACCTAAGTAATgctttttgtcttttcttttcacATTCTTTGTTTGGGCTAACATTGGGGGTTTTGTGACGCAGCttaaatattttactcataatgAAAAATAGCCAGTGCACTATAGTCTTGTACAGTTGATTTTGTAGGCACGTGTTTGCAAACAGAAAGATAACACATGTACAATACAGTTGTGCTCCAGAACAATACactctgggttaaaaataacccaagttgggttaaaaacccagcgattgtgttaaatgtttgatcaaacctgctgggtagttttatttaactcaactattgtttaaaagttactatattgctcacttaaaatgaacccaaaataggctggaaattaacatttattaatatgtttaataaattaaacatttattaagtttaataaataataataataataattaaataataaacattaaattgcttattaataaatgttcacctttcaATTATTACTGTTGcatctagtaattatgtgtctgatttttaatttccaacctattttgggttcattttaagccagccatatagtaatttttaaacaatagttgggttaaataaaactgcccagtaGGATGGTCAAACATtcaacccaaacactgggtttgtccatatttaacccaacttgggttgttttttagagtgtaatatcAATTAAAGCAATAGCAATTTTACTTCAGCAAAAATATTGCTGTCATTTCAGGACattgtctgaataaatttacAAATTGAAAGTGAGTCAGGCTCCGCTAGCTTGTTCCTCAAGTCAAAGCACTCCTTTGTTTCTGCCTGATGTTTTTCTGGCTATACTATACAGGATGTATTTCACTGAGGTGTATGTCATTTCCTTCAAGAGTGTGTTGGTCATGATGACTAATGGTGAACAAGAAGTAAAAAGATTGGGTGCTTACATGATGCTATGTTTTGCCTCAAGTGGATGAGGTGAAATAATATTATGTACTGCCCAAAGGTTTTATAGAatagaaaaatagaaataaaaaaaataaatcattactGTGCAATATGCAAGGTAGACAGCAGTATTGTCTtcattgtgatgttttttttaatattattaaattacgttttatatttaaaatctttaCTGCTGCTGTATTTCCTTAAATTTCATAAATTTAcggaatatatatattaaaaataatgcaagTACCATGGTCTACATTGACTGTTGGCCATGATTTTTACACTAATCTTATATAATTTTCCATCTAAAAGGGAGTGCAGGATAACCACTATGCTTAAGCTTTACTGGAGCATCTGGATGAAAGTGATCATAATATTGGGTGTTTGCCCTGGGTATATTTGTGAATCATTTCATTCTCTTTCAACCTGATGCTAATGTCATGCCTTTCAGACTACTTGCATTTAGAAAGCTTAATAAGCACACGCAAACAGCTAAGAAGGAATATGCATTTTTCCAGTCTACAGAGACATAGAAAACTGGGTGTGTACGCAGCTTTAATATCACAAACAACACCCTGTGATGCTGAAATAGCTGCATGTTTTTCCGGTTTGCTCCATTGTGCTATGCAAAGTTGGATGGGAATGAATGGAGCCTTTGTATGCCACACAACTTCTGCTTTTGTAATCAAGTCCAAGAAACTAAATTGTCCGTCATGCTTCACTTTTAAGGTCTTCCTCTATTAGAAACCATttgacaaattaataaaaaatctttttatattttaaaattccttAATTTACtcaatcaaaattttaaatccCAATGAAACGAAAGTAGCAACAGAATTTTTCTTTCGtattgtgacgtatttccaaatGTAACGCATTaacgaaaaagaaaaatgtagggcagggaGGGACTTGGCACTATGAAATGTTTGTTGATTGTATTTTGAGTGGGTGgagtcaccagagagaagtctgatGTTTTCACCGGAAGATTAAGtttgacattttgataaaatgttattaggtcaaaaaaaaaaaaaaaaaaaaaaactgcacggATGAATTGTTCGTAATGAGATCTAAAACATTCATTTAGAAAATAGTTTTCATGTCACCtttaacaaataacaaatatttttttttttatgtttcagaACTGtgctttaaatattaattattatactgTAAAAGATATTTTCGAAGTTGcaaataaatctaaaattacTAGAGTactactatttcagtctttctactttcacatttaattcaatgttacttgttgtttctttgtcatatttgttaaatttattagcaatttctgagttaaagttgtttcaaaataaatcccacaccatttttttccccaatgtAGTACAATTGTACGTCATCTGAGTTAGAGTTCATTTTTTAGAGAACTACAGTACTGTACCCACAATCACTGTACTGTTGTCTTGAGTAATTCACGTACACAAAAACCCTTGTGTGAGGCATAGTCCGACACACAGTCGGTGCTCTGTAGATGAAAAAAATTGAGCTTTATGAGAGACAAACAGGGCCGTTTAGACTGAAACAACTTGGCGAAATGTAGCTGAGAATGTTTTTTTGAATAGTGAATGAAATTCTGGAGGCGTTTCAAGTCTCTGCGGCCTTAAGATATACAAGGTGGTCGAACTAAAGATCGTGACCCCTCTGAAACATCGTGCTCATATTTGAAAGCAGTAATGAATATATGTAGAATGGCATAGCTGACATTCAGGTCCAGGTGTCTCCACCCACGTATTGCTCTTTTTCTTCATTTGTCCATTGAAGAATGAATCACTAGGTGAATTTGGGGGTAAATTGTTCCTGTTTCTCACAAACGTACATTACGGAATTTATCAAAACAGAACCTTCCATTTGTGTTTGGAGGAATACATGGAAAATTTGTAACCCcaaagtaattttcttctaaTGGATTAGATGTATTCATATTACTGCAAAAGAATTTGTGAGCATTAAAGTAAATTTAAACACAcaatactatggaagcttgttcccgccattgaataaaaaataaaaaaggtataggctaattgactttttatcttgcataatataaacttacaattgcgagttataaagtcagaattgtgtgatatcaAGTCagcctttttttcctcagaattggactctcaattgtgagtttactttatatctcgcaattgcatgaaaaaagtcagaattgcgagtttatattttgcaattgtgagtttataacgcGCAATTGAGTTTATAACTGGCAATTTATGACTATTTCTCGcaaatgtgagtttatatctcgcaattctgacattataacttgcaattgtgagggaaaaaaagtcagaattgtgagattaaaagtcgcaattagtacttttttctttttttttttggcagaaacaagcttccatacaatgCATATGtgtttaattaacaaaaaaaatatatatatattataatgtatgaAGAAATAAGGTAGAAATAAAATCCATGTTCTCCAGTTCTAAAGGGCTAGCAGAATCACAGCCCTATGGACATAATGAGGACATGCGTCTCATGGGAAGAACCAGATGTCTGCTCAGATGCCACCATGTAAAAGCAGATTGCAGAAATGTTGTAACATGAAAAGCTgttgaaattattaaaaaaagagtGATATATGGAAGTTGGCACCTTTTACATTCAATTGTTATGACCTATGTTTGGTCAGGCTGAGGAAATTTGATAAAATGCTTGCTGTCTTTTTATCTCTCATGTTCAGTATTGGCTCACTGGGACAGAAGTTTAGAAATGGAAACATTACTGTGTACTTTGGAGAAAAGCATTGTGGGTTAATTTGGCAAGAGTTGGATATAAGAAGCAGATAAGAGTTACATTCAGAGCTTAATGAAGGAAGGGGTTTGTTTGCTTGGGTGTCATTTTCTCAGAAAGTGCATACTGCATCTTTAATGCGTCTGTTCAAATCatcaagaacattttttttttccaataatgTGCAATGCATACATACTGTaacatctaaaaaaaatgttttagtgttTCACAACCTTTTAAAACTTCTTAATTTTTGTTGACTTGCTTTCTTagaaaatgtatgtatataaaatgaaaattatgtcatcatttactcaccctcatgtcatttcaaactcaTAAAACTTTGGTTAATCTTCAAAgtacacatttttaatgaaacctgagggatttctgtctctccattgaaagtccaggtaaccaaaacttagaagatccagaaaggtcgtaaatgcattataaaacaaatccatatgaaCCGAGCAGTTTAATCCGAGACTTGTGAGGATatatgatcactttatatgataaatagatttaatttagacttttattaaACCAATCGACTCGATTgtagattagttttacaatgCCTTTTCAACCTTTTTGAATCTTCTAAGTTTCGAATCCCTGGactttcagtggagggacagaaacatctcaggtttcattaaaaatatcctaatttgtgttttgaaggtTACCAAAATCTTATggttttgaaacaacttgagggtgagtaaatgacagaatgacagaatttttatttttgggtaaaatgtcccttttaatgaatcagttttACCAGAGCAATGCCATATCTTTCTTGTTTTAGTTGCTTGGAGTGGCTTTCCTTGGAATCGGACTGTGGGCATGGAGTGAGAAGGTGAGGAAAATACAGTATCTAATGCATAATCCATAAAATTCATCTTTATTTGATAAGCATCTTAATGCACATGTGAAGTTGAGATGTcccatttttttcacattaaataCATGAGCTGCAGTGGTTTGTTGGAGAcctactattatagtttttattaatactttgatATATGTCaataaatgtcatgtttattgctgttttcattattttaatacatcGTTACACTAAATGAGAAATGTTatcttggcaactagctgaaatatgatttaaagtttttttttttatattttatttcatttaacttctattattattttatttataaggtTGGaccacaaaaatacatttttggacagtttaatataagaaaatattgtttacatttttcactcaGTGCTCCATGTGGTCTTTTACACACAAATATGTATAAACATACTTGGATATTGCTAGGAAGCAATTCAGCTAATTaaatttctctctctgtctctatctgtctctctctctgtccctctctctctctctcttcctcaggGAGTTCTCTCAAATATCTCCTCCATCACAGATCTGGGTGGATTTGACCCAGTGTGGTTGTTTTTGGTGGTGGGAGGGGTGATGTTCATCCTGGGTTTTGCAGGCTGTATCGGGGCCCTGAGGGAAAACACCTTACTGCTAAAATTTGTACGTTTTCCAAGTTTTGATTCTTTTTAGGAGTAGGTGTAGCATCATGCAAAACTGTTTTTAGTGCCTCTTTAACACTTAAATGCATGGGTATTTGGGCAATCGTTATCACATGCTTTGAGTCATGGGTATATACAAGCATTTTAGGGAATTAGAAAATactaaaatagaatatattttgatattttatttgtcaCTTGTAAATGCAACATGAAGAATGGGATTCATTACTTCTGTGCTTATAAATGATGAAAACTGGATGTCAAACATATAATGAACTATGCATACTGTAGGAGAACACTGTTCACTTATCTTACACCAATCTTTGGTTTACTTATACATTAACCATGCATGTCTACTAACATGAATCAATaattgcactttatttatttattgacccAAATCACAAAAACGAAACTACTGTCAATGCATTTTAGTAACaataattagtaaaaaaaaataaataaaatgcatttacttAATTTACACTATTATAATTTGAGCTCACTGAGGTCTgacattttttgtaataaagcACTTAGAATTTTTGGTAACACCTTATAAAAAGGTCCTATTAGTTGACTTTAATTAATGTGTAAGGGAGGCAAGAGCTGtacatgtaaacctcactcccttatcctcaagaggcgcactagcaACTGACGCTAGTGGTGACAttctttagcatccttgttagcacgcccgcctcccatgccaaAAAGGCGGTTCGAATCCCATTTGGAGCGGGTCGCATAGAACCAGTTACATTtagtgccgtgacccggatgggagtgaggtttaggggggtgaatGTAACggaggcaagctagtaagagctgtgcatgtaaacctcactcccttagcctcaagaggcgcactgGTGACGCTGAGGCTGCGGTCTTGTTAGCACACCCGCTTCCTATGCTAGAAATGCCGATTCGAAAGCCACTCAGAGCGGGTCGGactggttacatttggtgccatgacccggatgggagtgaggtttaggggggtgaatGTAACggaggcaagctagtaagagctgtgcatgtaaacttCACTCCCTTAACCTCAAGAGGCACGCCAGCGACTGACACTAGGGGCGacagtctttagcgtccttgttagcatgcctgcctcccatgccagaAACACTGTTTCGAATACCGCTCAGAGCGGGTCGGACctttacatttggtgccgtgacccggatgggagtgaggtttgggAGATGAGTGTAACAGAGGCAAGTTAGTAAGAGCTGTGAGTAAAAACCTCAATCCgctggcctcaagaggtgcgCCAGCGACTGATGCTATTAGTGCACCCGCTTCCCATGCCGGTTCAAATCCTGCTCAGGGCGGTGCGAGTAGAACCAGAGGAGTTACAAATGCATTAACTAGTTTACTTTAGTTAATGCATAAACTATCAATGAGCTATACATTTGTGACTATTTATGGATCTTTGTTAATTTGTAGTGTATTTGTCTTTCTCCTCTCCCAGTTTTCTGTGTTTCTGGGGATAATCTTCTTTCTGGAGCTGACTGCTGGTGTCCTGGCCTTTGTCTTTAAAGACTGGATTAAAGATCAGCTCAACTTTTTCATCAACAACAACATACGAGCCTACAGAGATGACATTGATTTGCAGAACCTCATCGACTTCACTCAGGAATATGTAAGACAGAGAGTGCTCATGTCTCAAATAGAAAAGACAGAAATACACTAGGAAGTGAAAATGAGGAAAGGCATAAACAAGATGAAAGAGAAATGTTGTATGTTCACAGGAGAAAAAAAGCAAACTATTAGTTTATCTGTGCCACATGTCATCACAGAAGTGCACACAGGCAGTTCCCATAGAAACAGCATGACTTGATGATTCCTTATCCACTGTCAGCACTCACAGAGATCCCTGTCCGCTCACATTTTTTTTGACTTACTATTCTAAGTCATCAGCTCGGAATTGTATTTATTTCGAGGCAATTGaagctatacattttttttcaacatttagaAGGTTAATGGGTCATTATTAGATGCCATTTGGgcctgaaagtttttttttttttaagtatttcattttaaaagataaCTAATGCactttaagaattttttttactacagtaGATTAGTGGTCATTAAATATATCTACAGACACTATATATAGACataagccgcttttccaccagGGCGGTCGGTTCTTAGAATGATAAGGAATGATTCGGTAGGGAATGACGGCACAATTACAAACCGTTAATATCaatatcaacaaaatccatctttgcatTGCAAAGGCAGCACATAAGGTGCATTTTATGTGGCATTTAGATGATGTGGCATTTAGATACAGGGCTCATGTGGCTCAGAGgtgcataaatgcatttacactgttgcATAATGCTATAAGATGTTTtatgaataatattttatatccaCCAGTAGGTCATcatcttaatgagtgagtcactgaataattaattcaactgatttgttcaaaatggctgattcattcagtaacgaagcaagggaatgttttatgagtgagtcattgaatcgttcattagACCAATTCATTGAAAAAAGCAGATTACTGTGGAAACATCAGTATTAACATATAAAGTTGGATGTTTCAGGGTTAAAAGTGAAAACACACCATTATTTTAGTCAATATTCTTTGGTTTGTGTCACGTacaatttttgttaaaaaatgattctggtggaaaaaaaatgtatgatgtCACTCACACTATCTATAGTCAGTATAAAGTATTCAAATATAATGGTGGGCTATGCCAATTGACTGATATTCTGgtgaaaaatgtgcaaaaatattgttttatgttaaaCAATCTTCTGCTTTACTTGGTTAACAGAGTGACATTTTTCATagaataaaaatgtgacaaagTTCAGTTTCCTGTTAATAATATAAGTAGTAGGTGACTCACAGAAAAAACACACTACACAACTGCAgcttatattgtttttttattccagCTTTATGCTCTGTACAGCAGATCTGTTTCCAGCACATGACTTTCCTCAGGACAGATTTAATTAGATATCAGAGTCAGGCAGATGCTGTCATGTTATTTCCTTGCTGACCTTGCATGATAAAGAAGACAGACCCAGCAAAGCACTGCATGTCAACATCAAATACTAGTATAATGGGAGAACATGGGGGGATTGCGGCTTTCTTTCTTTAAGGAGCAGCCGCCTTATGCCACATCTGTGACATTGATGTGTATTAAACAGATACAGTCTAATGCATTTAATGCATCTGTACTTTCAATGTACTTTCTAATAGAGATGTCTAATATTCCAAATCATTGCAATGTTATCTTCATTTTATGATGAATTTGCATTCCAGATTGTAATGCAATTCCATGgacaatatttttgtttctttagtgGGAATGTTGTGGGGCGTTTGGAGCAGATGACTGGAACCTTAACATCTACTTCAATTGCACAGACAGCAACCCCAGCCGAGAAAAATGTGGCGTGCCCTTCTCTTGTTGCACCAAAGACCCAGCGGTAAGAGATTCATTCATATGGAATATGGAATATATAGAAGCTTTGTGTGATTtgtaacttaatttaatttttatattatgctattttaaaggttcctcattttgttttggagctctcctacaataggtttacatgcatccaaggtcaaaaaacacttaaatttctcataatatacagttTGTTTGCAGCAttacctcttttctcacagtgtctgaaatggtttacttaggctacgttcagactgtcagtccaaattcaatttttgagcatatccgattgaaatccgatcaggtttagcaagtgtgaatggcaaaaaatcacataaaaatcaTCTTTTACAAATTCGTTTCGAGCAGCAATCATATGTGgattgaaatcctattcaaatcacatttctggaaatctgttTAATTCTGACTGTTCTGATTGGATTTCGagtggtttatgtgactttctcacacCATGTAAAACATAGGGTAAACGTACCTATTAAGCTCACCAAAATCTACATTGAGACATTTTTAGTGCACAGGATATTGGTTTCAGTACAAAAagttatgttaaaataaaatattaatctctcacacaataatatttaattttattttaaatgacaaaagcatttCAATTAAGATGTGCatcattaaatgcaaaaagtCTGGCTGTGCCGTAaccaatgttttgttttgctctgtcctCTGCGTTTCCGCATTCGTCATTATGTCATGtgtcaggtcagagttcactatTTCGCCGTAAATCGATGTGTACGGCcgtctgtcggaagctagttattttaggttttaaagtcttaaatatggatatttttcttaaaggaacactccactttttttgaaaataggctcattttccaact
It encodes the following:
- the tspan5a gene encoding tetraspanin-5a isoform X3 is translated as MMSGKHYKGQEVSCCIKYFIFGFNIIFWLLGVAFLGIGLWAWSEKGVLSNISSITDLGGFDPVWLFLVVGGVMFILGFAGCIGALRENTLLLKFFSVFLGIIFFLELTAGVLAFVFKDWIKDQLNFFINNNIRAYRDDIDLQNLIDFTQEYWECCGAFGADDWNLNIYFNCTDSNPSREKCGVPFSCCTKDPAEDVINTQCGYDVRAKTDAEQKAYIHVKGCVPQFEKWLQDNLTIVAGIFIGVALLQIFGICLAQNLVSDIEAVRASCLFT
- the tspan5a gene encoding tetraspanin-5a isoform X2 is translated as MMSGKHYKGQEVSCCIKYFIFGFNIIFWLLGVAFLGIGLWAWSEKGVLSNISSITDLGGFDPVWLFLVVGGVMFILGFAGCIGALRENTLLLKFFSVFLGIIFFLELTAGVLAFVFKDWIKDQLNFFINNNIRAYRDDIDLQNLIDFTQEYWECCGAFGADDWNLNIYFNCTDSNPSREKCGVPFSCCTKDPAEDVINTQCGYDVRAKTDAEQKAYIHVKGCVPQFEKWLQDNLTIVAGIFIGVALLQIFGICLAQNLVSDIEAVRASWVPPPSYVVRRPPSHSSKKASAYS
- the tspan5a gene encoding tetraspanin-5a isoform X1; the protein is MMSGKHYKGQEVSCCIKYFIFGFNIIFWLLGVAFLGIGLWAWSEKGVLSNISSITDLGGFDPVWLFLVVGGVMFILGFAGCIGALRENTLLLKFFSVFLGIIFFLELTAGVLAFVFKDWIKDQLNFFINNNIRAYRDDIDLQNLIDFTQEYWECCGAFGADDWNLNIYFNCTDSNPSREKCGVPFSCCTKDPAEDVINTQCGYDVRAKTDAEQKAYIHVKGCVPQFEKWLQDNLTIVAGIFIGVALLQVRTPSSSLLTLSAFCYFILFLSLYFLQIFGICLAQNLVSDIEAVRASW